A genomic window from Paenibacillus sp. FSL K6-0276 includes:
- a CDS encoding 3-hydroxyacyl-CoA dehydrogenase NAD-binding domain-containing protein produces MNFKKIGVIGGGTMGQGIAEMLAAKGLDVLLVEKTAEKLDYSYEMIETSLDKQLEKWAITQAEKKLILSRIQKVTHFAELSSCDMVIETIVEDLEEKKKILNQLDQVCPNHIILASNTSTLSLTELASSTMYPERVIGMHFIYPVAKVDLVEIVRGLKTSDATFEDTKSFVDEIVEKKGVMIYESPGFVTSRLICLFINEAMHLLQEGVASAQDIDDAMRIGYQFQYGPLEMADRFGLDSVLAALENMFREYGELKYRPSTILKKMVRAGQLGMKSGEGFFKYDKDGDRV; encoded by the coding sequence ATGAATTTCAAAAAAATAGGTGTCATCGGCGGTGGCACAATGGGACAAGGTATTGCTGAAATGTTAGCAGCCAAAGGCCTGGATGTATTACTGGTGGAGAAAACCGCAGAGAAACTGGACTACTCTTACGAAATGATCGAGACAAGTCTAGATAAGCAGCTGGAGAAATGGGCGATCACTCAAGCAGAGAAGAAGCTGATTCTTAGCCGCATTCAAAAAGTGACACATTTCGCGGAGCTCAGCTCTTGTGACATGGTCATCGAAACCATTGTTGAGGATTTGGAAGAAAAGAAAAAGATTTTAAATCAGCTGGATCAAGTATGTCCAAATCACATTATTCTTGCTAGCAACACGTCAACACTCAGCTTGACTGAGCTTGCAAGTTCTACAATGTATCCGGAACGCGTTATCGGCATGCATTTCATATATCCTGTAGCTAAAGTAGATCTTGTTGAAATTGTACGTGGTCTGAAAACTTCAGATGCTACTTTTGAAGACACAAAATCCTTTGTTGATGAGATTGTTGAGAAAAAAGGTGTAATGATTTATGAATCCCCAGGATTTGTAACATCACGCCTCATTTGCTTGTTTATCAATGAAGCTATGCATCTGCTGCAAGAGGGCGTTGCCTCCGCACAGGATATTGACGATGCTATGCGTATTGGTTATCAATTCCAATATGGACCGCTTGAAATGGCTGATAGATTTGGCCTGGATTCGGTACTTGCTGCACTCGAAAATATGTTCCGTGAATACGGAGAACTGAAATACCGTCCTTCCACAATCCTTAAGAAGATGGTACGTGCAGGACAACTGGGTATGAAATCAGGAGAAGGCTTCTTCAAGTACGACAAGGATGGTGACCGTGTATGA
- a CDS encoding DUF5590 domain-containing protein — MKKRKKWILLGSVLILLLLFGLIQFYAYIMKDQWNERDIAKDVAKTSAGLTEVTKAQKSVWDENAVYWVLTGKNEAGTELMVWVRFTLDGKLAEGADAVYAEELSKGTSEAKIRSIIKADLPDISIERLLPGVYNGEYAWQLFYKQSGRYYYQFYRFSDGARMGEGFSLPSH; from the coding sequence TTGAAGAAAAGGAAAAAATGGATCCTCCTGGGGTCAGTTCTGATTCTGCTCCTTCTGTTTGGACTTATCCAGTTCTATGCCTATATTATGAAAGATCAATGGAACGAGCGAGATATCGCAAAGGATGTCGCCAAAACCAGCGCTGGTCTGACAGAGGTAACCAAAGCACAGAAATCCGTGTGGGATGAGAATGCGGTGTACTGGGTCTTAACAGGGAAGAATGAAGCTGGGACCGAGTTGATGGTATGGGTTCGCTTTACTTTAGACGGGAAGTTGGCTGAAGGCGCCGACGCTGTGTATGCTGAGGAACTAAGTAAAGGGACCTCTGAAGCAAAAATACGTAGCATTATAAAAGCCGATCTTCCGGACATCAGCATTGAGCGGTTGTTACCGGGAGTATATAACGGAGAGTATGCATGGCAGCTTTTTTATAAACAAAGCGGTCGGTATTATTATCAATTTTATCGGTTTTCAGATGGGGCTCGAATGGGTGAAGGATTCAGTTTACCCAGCCATTAA
- a CDS encoding redox-sensing transcriptional repressor Rex: MKSDKISEAVVRRLPVYLRFLNDLQNREILTVSSQELGQKLDLNPAQIRKDLAYFGDFGRKGIGYDVSYLIEKIRHILKLDQQLNVALVGAGNLGHALSNYNTYLKDTMKITAVFDSYAPKVGRKINSLTVQPMEELGKTIREQGIRIGIITVPDSEAQNVADILIESGIEAILNFAPVILKTPPNIRVHAADFTTDLQSLAYYLKDGKEESGHEEQ, encoded by the coding sequence ATGAAATCGGATAAAATATCAGAAGCCGTCGTTCGCAGATTACCTGTGTACTTGCGTTTTTTGAATGATCTTCAGAATCGTGAAATATTAACCGTTTCCTCTCAGGAACTTGGACAAAAACTTGATCTGAATCCCGCTCAAATTCGTAAAGATTTAGCTTATTTTGGCGACTTCGGTAGAAAAGGTATTGGTTATGATGTATCTTATCTTATCGAGAAAATCCGTCATATCTTGAAGCTTGATCAGCAACTGAACGTGGCTTTGGTAGGAGCAGGTAATCTTGGTCATGCCTTGTCCAATTACAATACTTATTTGAAGGATACCATGAAGATCACCGCTGTATTTGATTCATATGCACCTAAGGTTGGGCGGAAAATCAACTCTCTTACAGTTCAACCGATGGAGGAGCTAGGCAAGACGATTCGTGAGCAAGGCATTCGAATTGGGATTATTACAGTGCCTGATTCAGAAGCCCAGAATGTAGCGGATATCCTCATTGAATCAGGGATTGAGGCGATTTTGAATTTTGCGCCAGTGATTCTAAAAACACCACCTAATATCAGGGTTCATGCGGCCGATTTTACAACGGATTTGCAAAGCCTTGCTTATTATTTGAAAGACGGAAAGGAAGAAAGTGGACATGAAGAGCAATAA
- the asnS gene encoding asparagine--tRNA ligase encodes MANKSVIKNVNEHVGESVVIGCWVNNKRSSGKIQFLQLRDGTGYIQGVVVKSEVPEEVWDAAKSLTQESSLYVTGIIREEPRSQSGFEMTVTGIEVLHLTENYPITPKEHGVDFLMDHRHLWLRASKQRAVLVIRAEIIRAIQQFFNESGFTKVDPPILTPTSAEGTTNLFHTKYFDEDAYLTQSGQLYMEAAAMALGRVYSFGPTFRAEKSKTRRHLIEFWMIEPEMAFTDHEESLKVQEEFISFVVQSVLKNCRAELEAVGRDISKLENIKAPFPRISYDDAIKFLNDKGFEDIAWGDDFGAPHETAIAEAYDKPVFITHYPASFKAFYMKPHPDRPEVVLCADMIAPEGYGEIIGGSQRIDDPALLEERFKEHNLSMDAYKWYMDLRTYGSVPHSGFGLGLERTVAWICGLDHVRETIAFPRTLYRLYP; translated from the coding sequence ATGGCTAACAAGAGTGTAATTAAGAACGTGAATGAACATGTTGGAGAGAGTGTTGTTATCGGTTGTTGGGTAAACAACAAGCGCTCCAGTGGTAAAATTCAGTTCCTGCAGCTTCGCGATGGTACAGGTTATATTCAGGGAGTTGTAGTGAAATCAGAAGTGCCTGAAGAGGTATGGGATGCAGCTAAGAGCCTCACACAGGAGAGTTCTTTGTATGTGACCGGAATTATTCGCGAGGAACCTCGCAGTCAATCTGGTTTTGAAATGACTGTAACTGGAATTGAAGTCCTGCATCTTACAGAGAATTATCCAATTACTCCGAAAGAGCATGGCGTCGATTTCTTGATGGATCACCGTCACCTCTGGCTGCGTGCGTCGAAGCAACGGGCTGTTCTGGTAATTCGTGCAGAGATTATTCGTGCAATCCAACAGTTCTTCAACGAGAGTGGATTTACAAAGGTGGATCCTCCGATTCTGACGCCAACGTCAGCAGAGGGAACTACTAACTTGTTCCACACGAAGTACTTCGATGAGGATGCCTATCTGACACAAAGCGGACAGTTATATATGGAAGCTGCGGCAATGGCACTAGGCCGTGTATATTCCTTTGGACCAACCTTCCGTGCGGAGAAATCTAAGACTCGTCGCCACTTAATCGAGTTCTGGATGATCGAGCCGGAAATGGCCTTTACAGATCACGAAGAAAGCTTGAAAGTTCAGGAAGAGTTTATTAGCTTCGTAGTGCAATCCGTATTGAAGAATTGCCGTGCTGAGTTGGAAGCGGTAGGTCGCGATATTTCCAAACTGGAGAATATCAAAGCACCATTCCCACGTATTTCTTATGACGATGCGATCAAGTTCTTGAACGATAAAGGTTTTGAAGATATTGCTTGGGGTGATGATTTCGGTGCACCTCATGAAACAGCAATCGCTGAAGCATACGACAAACCAGTATTTATTACTCATTACCCAGCTTCATTTAAGGCGTTCTACATGAAGCCACACCCAGATCGTCCGGAAGTCGTGCTGTGTGCGGATATGATCGCTCCAGAAGGATACGGAGAGATTATTGGTGGTTCACAGCGGATCGACGATCCTGCGCTGCTTGAAGAGCGTTTCAAAGAGCACAACCTTTCGATGGACGCTTACAAATGGTACATGGATCTGCGTACTTACGGATCTGTGCCTCACTCTGGTTTTGGACTTGGGCTTGAGCGTACTGTAGCTTGGATCTGTGGTCTTGACCATGTACGTGAGACCATTGCGTTCCCACGTACACTGTACCGTCTTTACCCATAA
- a CDS encoding acetate kinase, whose translation MNILVINSGSSSLKYQLYNMTDESVLAKGLVERIGMDSSILNHKPTGKAEVTEVSEILEHNTAIRKVLACLTDKEHGVIESIKEINAVGHRVVHGGEFFKTSALVDADAKTKIRQLFDLAPLHNPAAMMGITASEVNMPGVPQVVVFDTAFHQTMPEKAYMYAIPRVLYNKYKVRRYGAHGTSHDFVSKAAAEYLERPLEDLKIITCHIGNGGSVTAVQGGVSVDTSMGMTPLEGLMMGTRSGDLDPAIVPYVMNKEELSVGEVNSMLNKHSGLLAISGVSSDMRDIIDGMEKGEPNSTLAFEMYEYRLRKYIGSYVAAMNGVDAIVFTAGVGENASLLREKLLNNLTFLGIELDAEANKVRSGDPRRISTVDSKIQVLVVPTNEELVIARDTHRIVQGING comes from the coding sequence ATGAATATTCTAGTTATTAACTCAGGTAGTTCTTCTTTGAAATATCAGCTGTATAACATGACCGATGAGTCGGTTTTGGCTAAAGGTTTGGTTGAACGTATTGGAATGGATTCCTCCATTCTGAATCATAAACCGACTGGCAAAGCGGAAGTGACAGAAGTAAGCGAAATTCTGGAACATAATACAGCGATTCGTAAAGTCCTTGCTTGTCTTACAGACAAAGAGCATGGCGTTATTGAATCCATTAAGGAAATCAATGCTGTCGGTCACCGCGTAGTGCATGGTGGTGAGTTCTTTAAAACCTCCGCACTTGTGGATGCTGACGCAAAAACGAAAATTCGTCAATTGTTTGACCTTGCACCACTGCATAACCCAGCAGCAATGATGGGGATTACGGCTTCTGAAGTAAATATGCCGGGTGTACCGCAGGTTGTTGTATTCGATACTGCATTCCACCAAACAATGCCTGAAAAAGCTTATATGTACGCTATTCCTAGAGTGCTGTACAATAAATATAAAGTTCGTCGTTATGGCGCACACGGTACCTCACATGACTTCGTAAGCAAGGCTGCTGCGGAATACTTGGAACGTCCGCTGGAAGATCTGAAGATCATTACTTGTCATATCGGTAACGGCGGTAGTGTAACTGCAGTTCAAGGTGGAGTGTCCGTGGATACTTCCATGGGTATGACACCTCTGGAAGGTTTGATGATGGGTACTCGTAGTGGTGATCTTGACCCAGCAATTGTCCCTTACGTGATGAACAAGGAAGAATTGTCCGTAGGCGAAGTTAACTCCATGTTGAATAAACATAGTGGTCTCTTAGCAATTTCGGGCGTAAGCAGTGACATGCGTGATATTATTGATGGTATGGAAAAAGGTGAGCCTAATTCCACGTTAGCTTTTGAAATGTATGAGTACCGCTTGCGCAAGTATATCGGTTCATATGTGGCTGCCATGAACGGTGTAGATGCGATCGTATTTACTGCCGGTGTTGGTGAAAATGCTTCATTGCTTCGTGAGAAACTGCTAAATAACCTTACTTTCCTGGGTATTGAGTTGGATGCTGAAGCTAACAAAGTTCGTTCCGGCGATCCACGTCGTATCTCTACGGTAGATTCCAAGATACAAGTGCTAGTAGTTCCGACAAACGAAGAACTTGTCATTGCACGTGATACACACCGTATTGTGCAAGGAATTAACGGCTAA
- a CDS encoding AAA family ATPase — translation MPKYLKEILLGFIPVLFIFMAFLGINIFPIVIAAGMLTALLIIAHLRGGLTVNAGAGKKRKKEGPSKLTFEEIGGQDNAKQELREALDFLIRHEEISKFGIRPLKGILLTGPPGTGKTLMARAAAHYTNSVFVAASGSEFVEMYVGVGAGRIRDLFKDARNRAVKENKQSAIIFIDEIDVIGGKREGGQQREYDQTLNQLLTEMDGIYNNETPRILLVAATNRKEMLDSALLRPGRFDRHIQVDMPDKKGRKSILELHAKNKPLHADVSLDKIAEEAYGFSGAQLESVMNEAAIYMMREDLTEVEQRHLSMAIDKVMMGEKTDRETNHEEKKRVAIHELGHAIMAELLRPGSVSQVTLTPRGQALGYVRHNPQQEQYLYTKDYLEDQIMIALGGAAAEEMYYGGRSTGSRGDFDQALNIVETMMKSGLTSLGIAKLEMVTTEELMKENSKILDELMTRTHEHLEKQRNVFDYSLDILMKEEVLSGEQFRCQFRDSVLLPA, via the coding sequence ATGCCTAAGTACCTTAAAGAAATTTTACTCGGATTTATTCCTGTACTGTTTATTTTCATGGCTTTTCTAGGGATTAATATATTCCCAATTGTTATAGCAGCTGGAATGCTTACTGCTCTACTTATTATTGCTCATTTACGAGGCGGACTTACGGTAAACGCTGGTGCTGGGAAGAAACGCAAGAAGGAAGGACCTTCTAAGCTCACTTTTGAAGAAATTGGTGGACAAGACAATGCGAAGCAAGAGCTTCGTGAAGCACTCGACTTTTTGATCCGGCATGAGGAGATTAGTAAGTTTGGGATTCGGCCTTTGAAGGGGATTCTGCTTACGGGTCCTCCAGGAACAGGTAAGACACTTATGGCACGGGCTGCAGCTCATTACACAAACTCCGTATTCGTGGCTGCATCAGGTAGTGAATTTGTAGAAATGTATGTAGGTGTCGGGGCCGGCCGAATTCGCGATTTGTTCAAGGATGCTCGTAACCGTGCGGTTAAGGAGAACAAGCAAAGCGCTATTATTTTTATAGATGAAATTGACGTAATTGGCGGTAAGCGTGAAGGTGGGCAGCAGCGTGAATATGATCAGACCTTGAATCAGCTGTTGACCGAGATGGACGGCATTTATAATAACGAAACACCACGTATTCTGCTAGTAGCTGCAACAAACCGGAAAGAGATGCTCGATTCGGCGCTGCTACGTCCTGGACGGTTCGATCGTCATATTCAAGTGGACATGCCTGATAAAAAAGGCCGTAAATCGATTCTCGAATTGCATGCTAAGAATAAACCTCTTCATGCAGACGTAAGCCTCGACAAAATCGCTGAAGAAGCCTATGGCTTTTCCGGCGCTCAGCTTGAAAGTGTCATGAATGAGGCTGCGATTTATATGATGCGTGAGGACTTGACGGAAGTTGAGCAACGGCATCTATCGATGGCGATTGACAAGGTAATGATGGGTGAAAAAACGGATAGAGAAACAAATCATGAAGAGAAAAAGAGGGTCGCAATTCACGAATTAGGACACGCCATTATGGCAGAGCTCCTTCGTCCCGGAAGCGTCAGTCAGGTTACGCTGACCCCGCGTGGGCAAGCACTTGGATATGTGCGACATAATCCTCAGCAAGAGCAGTATTTGTACACCAAAGATTATTTGGAAGATCAGATTATGATCGCACTCGGTGGAGCGGCGGCTGAAGAAATGTATTATGGTGGACGAAGCACAGGTTCGCGAGGTGACTTCGATCAGGCACTGAATATTGTGGAAACGATGATGAAGTCGGGTCTAACTTCACTTGGTATAGCCAAACTGGAAATGGTTACCACTGAAGAGCTTATGAAGGAAAATAGTAAGATATTGGATGAGTTGATGACTCGCACACATGAGCACCTTGAAAAGCAACGAAATGTATTTGATTACTCTCTTGACATTTTAATGAAGGAAGAAGTACTCTCTGGAGAGCAATTTCGATGTCAATTTCGTGACAGCGTCCTTTTACCAGCATAA
- a CDS encoding amidohydrolase — MKSNKTIIKGGRFLTPGTEEPVLSGYMTIEDDLITYIGKEEPLMEDGVQVVDGSRLLFMPGLVNTHGHAAMSLLRGYGDDLALQVWLQEKMWPMEEKFTGEDVYWGTSLSVLEMLKGGTTTFLDMYDHMDRVAEVVELSGIRSVLMRGVIGLCPVEVQNHKLAEAISFARNWHGKADGRITTMISPHAPYTCPPDFFVKFVQAAHDLDLPMHTHMSETKREVEQNVVDYGLRPVAHLEKLGMFTRPSIVAHGVHLNDEEIEILARHNVGVSHNPGSNLKLASGVARVTDLLKAGVKVSLGTDGAASNNNLDMFEEMRLAALIHKGVSGDPTAVPAPEALRMATEYGAKSIFLNDVGRLVVGMKADFIAIDIDQPHLLPHTDLLSHAVYSASAKDVEHVWVNGKQVVKHGQCVTLDEEAIRRKAQESFEGLLKR; from the coding sequence ATGAAGAGCAATAAAACTATTATCAAGGGCGGACGTTTTCTTACTCCGGGAACGGAAGAGCCGGTTCTGAGTGGATATATGACTATTGAAGATGATTTGATCACTTACATAGGAAAAGAAGAGCCTTTGATGGAAGATGGTGTGCAAGTTGTTGATGGCAGTCGTTTGCTGTTCATGCCTGGTCTAGTAAACACGCATGGTCATGCCGCTATGTCGTTACTACGTGGTTATGGAGATGATTTAGCACTTCAGGTGTGGCTTCAGGAGAAGATGTGGCCGATGGAGGAAAAGTTCACCGGAGAAGATGTGTACTGGGGAACCTCCTTGTCTGTACTGGAAATGCTAAAGGGTGGCACTACTACCTTCCTGGATATGTACGATCATATGGATAGAGTGGCTGAGGTTGTTGAACTGTCAGGTATTCGTTCCGTATTGATGAGAGGCGTAATAGGCCTATGTCCAGTGGAAGTTCAGAATCACAAGCTTGCGGAAGCGATATCTTTTGCACGCAATTGGCATGGCAAGGCTGACGGCAGAATTACGACGATGATCTCGCCACACGCCCCTTATACCTGCCCACCGGACTTCTTTGTTAAGTTTGTACAGGCGGCACATGATTTGGATTTACCGATGCATACCCATATGTCCGAAACGAAGCGCGAAGTGGAGCAAAATGTGGTGGATTACGGACTACGTCCAGTAGCGCATCTGGAGAAGCTTGGAATGTTCACACGTCCGTCTATTGTTGCTCATGGCGTTCATTTGAATGATGAAGAGATCGAGATTCTGGCTCGTCATAATGTAGGTGTGTCTCATAACCCAGGGAGTAATCTGAAACTGGCTAGTGGAGTAGCTCGAGTTACGGATCTTCTAAAAGCTGGTGTGAAGGTGTCTCTGGGTACGGATGGCGCGGCAAGTAATAATAACTTGGATATGTTTGAAGAAATGCGTCTTGCAGCGCTCATCCATAAAGGTGTAAGTGGTGACCCTACGGCTGTTCCAGCTCCGGAAGCTCTGCGTATGGCTACGGAGTATGGCGCAAAGTCTATCTTTTTAAATGATGTGGGTAGACTCGTTGTAGGCATGAAAGCTGACTTTATCGCCATTGATATAGATCAGCCGCATTTGCTGCCACACACAGATCTATTGTCGCATGCCGTTTATTCTGCCAGTGCCAAAGATGTTGAGCATGTATGGGTGAATGGTAAACAGGTTGTGAAACATGGACAATGTGTAACGCTAGATGAGGAAGCTATCCGCCGTAAGGCGCAAGAATCCTTTGAGGGGCTGCTCAAGCGCTAG